Proteins encoded in a region of the Pseudomonas syringae KCTC 12500 genome:
- a CDS encoding bifunctional diguanylate cyclase/phosphodiesterase, with amino-acid sequence MTVSLLATGLCSSVARTSIAPCSALPANRDRFSCQASIEALISVAREQTGAIAWAAYAAGELKCLLGQGDDTVVWPAHIAAEDFETYCTQLQLHCRVAGQGEGVLGWVLAPMAEKDHPLLLDLAVRLGSLLQTAALIRAQNTQRVLYEISLLASTTLDRSAFLQGIHEQLGTLIDAENFYVALYDRQSGKITYPYYIDRFDGEAMAHETFEFIDADRMSLTGYVLSSGQPLFLDAACIEQAKADNRFYSVGRLPEFWMGAPLKNASDEVFGMVAMQVYDVSRVYSAQDRALFAVVSRHVAMALDRQLHRTDLEQVVALRTQQLSAANDALRQEVRDRERAEHLQNALFQIAELSSQPGDMNELFRSLHMIVGELLVALNFYIALYDSATGEVTFPYYIDEFKPAPPRSRRGQRGFTEYVIGQRRPCLIDYEEARRLEGLGEIEVQRQSGRCSSWLGIPLFEGGQVRGVLVVQSYSKDVSYTLRDQELLTFVSRHIDTALSRRSAAEAIHTANVLLEARVRDRTRELDQANARLQHENSHDSLTGLPNRSHLQHRLRQAWQDFCSNGQQVIVMFIDLDRFKMINDSLGHHCGDILLVQAAERLRSCMRERDLLARLGGDEFAVLSIDTPLQTGTEIAQRILTALEQPFVIDDHTVFSSCSIGVVGADSRFHQEPADLLRDADTAMYRVKNGGRDSFAVFNQALRREVSDQVEQEGALRTALKRTDQLIPYFQPVICVNSGKLLAFEALIRWRMPDGRIVGPESFLPALEGLRLIGRLDLYMLKRVISILAQPENSHWPPVHVNCSSYSITRPAFAAEVLALLAEQNVAPERLCLELTEGALVVDPEQARLSMKLLAEQGMSVMLDDFGAGFSSLSYVHQYHFSGLKIDKSFIFGLTSSVRSRAIVRAIVRMAESLDLTVVAEGVEDLETLELLREIGATQAQGYYFSEPLPIELLDINTGPAAG; translated from the coding sequence ATGACAGTCTCACTTCTGGCCACGGGCCTCTGCTCAAGCGTAGCTCGCACCTCAATTGCTCCCTGCAGCGCGTTGCCAGCCAACCGCGACCGATTCTCCTGTCAGGCCTCTATCGAAGCCCTCATAAGCGTGGCAAGGGAGCAGACAGGAGCCATTGCCTGGGCTGCCTACGCCGCGGGTGAACTGAAATGCCTGCTCGGGCAGGGCGACGACACCGTTGTCTGGCCTGCACACATCGCCGCTGAAGACTTCGAGACGTATTGCACTCAATTGCAGCTGCATTGCCGGGTCGCAGGGCAGGGCGAGGGCGTGCTGGGTTGGGTGTTGGCACCGATGGCTGAAAAAGACCATCCCTTGCTGTTGGATCTGGCTGTCAGGCTGGGCTCGCTGTTGCAGACCGCGGCGTTGATCCGCGCGCAGAACACGCAGCGTGTTCTGTATGAAATCAGCCTGCTGGCCAGCACTACGCTGGACCGCAGCGCTTTTCTGCAAGGCATTCATGAGCAACTCGGGACTCTGATCGATGCCGAGAACTTCTACGTTGCGCTGTATGACCGGCAAAGCGGCAAGATCACCTATCCTTATTACATTGACCGATTCGATGGCGAGGCAATGGCACACGAGACGTTCGAGTTTATCGACGCTGACCGGATGTCGCTCACCGGGTATGTCTTGAGCAGCGGGCAGCCTTTGTTTCTCGATGCTGCCTGCATCGAACAGGCCAAAGCCGACAACCGGTTTTACAGCGTTGGACGTCTACCCGAGTTCTGGATGGGCGCGCCCTTGAAAAACGCATCGGACGAAGTCTTTGGCATGGTCGCGATGCAGGTTTATGACGTGTCTCGTGTCTACAGTGCCCAGGATCGTGCATTGTTCGCCGTGGTGTCGCGCCACGTGGCCATGGCACTGGACCGGCAGTTGCATCGCACTGACCTGGAGCAGGTAGTGGCTCTGCGCACGCAACAGCTTTCTGCAGCCAACGACGCGTTACGTCAGGAGGTCAGGGACCGCGAGCGCGCCGAGCATCTGCAGAATGCCCTGTTCCAGATTGCCGAGCTTTCCAGCCAGCCCGGTGACATGAACGAGCTTTTTCGCAGCCTGCACATGATCGTCGGCGAGTTGCTGGTGGCGCTCAATTTCTACATCGCGCTTTACGACAGTGCGACGGGCGAAGTGACCTTTCCGTACTACATTGACGAGTTCAAGCCCGCGCCGCCGCGCTCACGGCGCGGGCAGCGGGGGTTTACCGAGTATGTGATAGGCCAGCGGCGACCGTGCCTGATCGATTACGAGGAAGCTCGCAGGCTGGAAGGCCTTGGCGAGATCGAGGTACAGCGACAATCCGGTCGTTGCTCTTCATGGCTGGGCATTCCGCTGTTCGAAGGTGGGCAGGTGCGCGGCGTGCTGGTGGTGCAGAGTTATTCCAAGGATGTGAGCTATACCTTGCGCGATCAGGAGCTGCTCACCTTTGTTTCTCGTCACATCGATACGGCACTGTCCCGGCGCAGCGCGGCAGAAGCGATCCATACCGCCAATGTTCTGCTTGAAGCCAGGGTTCGAGACCGGACCCGTGAGCTGGACCAGGCAAACGCCAGGCTGCAGCACGAAAACTCCCATGACTCACTCACCGGGCTGCCCAATCGTAGCCATCTCCAACATCGTCTGAGGCAGGCATGGCAGGACTTCTGCAGCAATGGCCAGCAAGTGATCGTAATGTTCATCGATCTGGATCGCTTCAAGATGATCAATGACAGCCTGGGTCATCACTGCGGCGACATCCTTCTGGTGCAGGCCGCTGAGCGCCTGCGCAGTTGCATGCGCGAACGCGACCTGCTGGCGCGGCTGGGCGGTGACGAGTTCGCCGTGTTGAGCATCGACACGCCGCTGCAGACCGGGACGGAGATCGCTCAGCGAATACTGACTGCGTTAGAGCAGCCGTTCGTGATCGATGATCACACGGTGTTCTCTTCCTGCAGTATCGGTGTGGTGGGTGCCGACAGTCGCTTCCATCAGGAACCGGCTGACCTGCTGCGCGATGCCGATACCGCCATGTACCGGGTCAAGAACGGCGGGCGGGACAGCTTCGCGGTGTTCAATCAGGCGTTACGCCGCGAGGTGTCTGATCAGGTCGAGCAGGAAGGTGCGCTGCGCACGGCGCTGAAACGTACGGACCAGTTGATTCCCTATTTTCAGCCGGTGATCTGCGTCAATAGCGGAAAGTTGCTGGCGTTCGAGGCGTTGATCCGCTGGCGTATGCCGGATGGGCGGATCGTCGGACCAGAGAGCTTTCTGCCTGCGCTCGAGGGACTGCGCCTGATTGGCCGTCTGGACCTTTATATGCTCAAACGTGTGATTTCCATCCTGGCGCAACCCGAGAATAGTCATTGGCCACCCGTACATGTGAACTGTTCGAGTTACAGCATCACCCGCCCGGCGTTCGCCGCGGAAGTACTGGCACTGCTTGCCGAGCAGAATGTCGCGCCTGAACGTCTGTGCCTGGAACTCACCGAAGGCGCACTGGTGGTCGATCCCGAGCAGGCACGCCTGTCAATGAAGCTCCTGGCCGAGCAAGGCATGTCGGTCATGCTCGACGATTTCGGCGCAGGCTTCTCTTCGCTCAGCTACGTGCATCAGTACCACTTCAGCGGATTGAAAATCGACAAGTCGTTTATCTTCGGGCTGACCTCCAGTGTGCGTAGCCGCGCTATCGTGCGTGCCATTGTGCGCATGGCCGAATCCCTCGATCTGACCGTAGTGGCCGAAGGCGTCGAAGACCTTGAAACGCTCGAGCTGCTGCGCGAAATCGGCGCCACACAGGCGCAGGGCTACTACTTTTCCGAGCCGTTGCCGATTGAGCTGCTGGATATCAATACCGGCCCTGCGGCAGGCTGA
- a CDS encoding carbohydrate kinase family protein: MFLVCGEALFDIFTRADDSGSLNRLGFDAIAGGSPFNVAIGLRRLGVDASFLAGLSTDYLGRRLRAVLEKETVNTDHLIDFDAPTTLAMVAVGSDGSPTYSFRGEGCADRQLRLEHLPELDGQVRGIHVGSFSLVVQPIADTLLALVARESGTRLISLDPNVRLNPEPDIQRWRSQVAAFAEHAHLIKVSDEDLHLLYPDSDPQKIAEGWLGKRTQLVIITRGTQGASVFTRQHGTWSVPARTVVTADTVGAGDTFQAALLTFLSERQLDTPQGLSTLSRETLDEMLNFAVGAAALTCTKVGPDLPYRHQLG; this comes from the coding sequence ATGTTTCTGGTTTGTGGCGAAGCACTGTTCGATATTTTCACCCGCGCGGATGACAGCGGTTCCCTGAACAGATTGGGGTTCGATGCGATTGCCGGCGGCTCTCCGTTCAACGTTGCGATTGGCCTGCGCCGTCTGGGCGTGGACGCAAGCTTCCTTGCCGGGCTGTCCACCGACTATCTGGGTCGCCGTCTGCGTGCCGTGCTGGAAAAGGAAACGGTCAATACCGACCACCTGATCGACTTCGACGCGCCCACCACGCTGGCCATGGTCGCCGTGGGCAGCGATGGATCGCCGACTTACAGCTTTCGAGGCGAGGGCTGCGCGGACCGCCAGTTGCGTCTGGAACACCTGCCGGAACTCGACGGGCAGGTACGCGGCATTCACGTCGGCTCGTTTTCACTGGTGGTGCAGCCGATTGCCGACACGCTGTTGGCGCTGGTCGCCCGTGAAAGCGGCACACGGCTGATCTCGCTCGACCCCAACGTGCGCCTCAACCCGGAACCGGACATTCAGCGCTGGCGCAGCCAGGTCGCAGCGTTCGCCGAGCATGCGCACCTGATCAAGGTCAGCGACGAAGACCTGCACCTGCTGTACCCGGACAGCGATCCACAAAAGATCGCCGAAGGCTGGCTCGGCAAGCGTACGCAACTGGTCATCATCACTCGCGGCACACAAGGTGCCAGCGTCTTCACCCGCCAGCACGGCACCTGGTCGGTGCCGGCAAGAACCGTGGTCACCGCCGATACCGTCGGGGCTGGAGATACTTTTCAGGCCGCACTGCTGACCTTCCTCAGCGAACGCCAGCTCGACACGCCACAAGGCTTGTCAACGCTGTCACGGGAAACACTGGACGAGATGCTGAATTTCGCCGTCGGCGCGGCCGCGCTGACCTGCACAAAGGTCGGGCCGGACTTGCCGTACAGGCATCAATTGGGGTGA
- the xylB gene encoding xylulokinase yields MFLGIDCGTQGTKVLVLDTESGTVLGEGSAPHSLISDHNGRREQDVQQWLDALQQATRDALAAAGISGQQIQGIGVSGQQHGLVLLDAQGQVLRPAKLWCDTESAPENQRLLDYLGGAQGSLQRLGLVIAPGYTVSKLLWTKEQYPDLFERIDKVLLPHDYLNYWLTGRCCTEFGDASGTGYFNVRTREWDLPLLAHIDPSGRLGKALPQLLQAHESVGVLRPEVARLLGLNPDALVSSGGGDNMMGAIGTGNIQPGLITMSLGSSGTVYAYAEEARVSEHESVATFCSSSGGWLPLICTMNLTNATTAIRELFALDIAGFNQAVARAPIGAEGVLMLPFLNGERVPALPDATGSIVGLDSTNLTQANLSRAVVEGTTFGLRYGLDLLRDSGIKSEKIRLIGGGSKSAVWRQIVADIMNTPVICTDHSEAAALGAAIQAAWCWSRANGKAQDLQQLCERCVSLDQGSETHPVVHNVAAYQQVYQRYQAQLRKV; encoded by the coding sequence ATGTTTCTTGGAATCGATTGCGGGACCCAGGGCACCAAGGTGTTGGTGCTCGATACCGAAAGCGGCACCGTACTGGGCGAAGGCTCGGCGCCGCACAGCCTGATCAGCGACCATAATGGCCGCCGTGAACAAGACGTACAGCAATGGCTGGACGCGCTGCAACAGGCGACCCGCGATGCACTCGCAGCGGCGGGCATTTCCGGCCAGCAGATTCAGGGCATCGGCGTCTCGGGCCAGCAACATGGCCTGGTGCTGCTCGATGCCCAGGGCCAGGTACTGCGCCCGGCCAAGCTGTGGTGTGACACCGAGTCGGCACCGGAGAACCAGCGCCTGCTGGACTACCTGGGCGGCGCGCAGGGGTCGCTGCAACGCCTTGGCCTGGTTATCGCCCCAGGTTATACCGTGTCCAAGCTGTTATGGACCAAGGAGCAATACCCGGACCTGTTCGAGCGGATCGACAAGGTGCTGCTGCCCCACGACTACCTCAACTATTGGCTGACCGGCCGCTGCTGCACCGAGTTTGGCGACGCGTCGGGCACCGGCTATTTCAACGTGCGCACTCGCGAGTGGGACCTGCCATTGCTCGCGCACATCGACCCGAGCGGTCGTCTGGGCAAGGCACTTCCACAGCTGTTGCAAGCCCACGAATCGGTGGGCGTACTGCGTCCTGAAGTCGCCAGATTGCTGGGCCTGAACCCTGACGCGCTGGTCTCCAGTGGCGGCGGCGACAACATGATGGGCGCGATCGGCACAGGCAATATCCAGCCGGGGTTGATCACCATGAGCCTCGGCTCTTCGGGCACGGTGTATGCCTACGCCGAGGAGGCGCGGGTCAGCGAGCATGAGTCGGTCGCGACTTTCTGCTCATCCTCCGGCGGCTGGTTGCCGCTGATCTGCACGATGAATCTGACCAACGCGACGACCGCCATTCGCGAGTTGTTCGCCCTCGACATCGCCGGCTTCAATCAGGCAGTCGCCCGGGCGCCGATCGGTGCCGAAGGCGTACTGATGCTGCCCTTTCTGAACGGCGAACGCGTGCCCGCCCTGCCCGATGCGACCGGCAGCATCGTCGGGCTGGACAGCACCAATCTGACCCAGGCCAACCTGTCTCGTGCGGTGGTCGAAGGCACTACCTTCGGCCTTCGCTACGGGCTGGACCTGTTGCGCGACAGCGGCATAAAAAGCGAAAAGATCCGTCTGATCGGCGGTGGCTCCAAAAGTGCAGTGTGGCGGCAGATCGTGGCCGACATCATGAACACACCGGTGATCTGCACCGACCACTCGGAGGCCGCCGCACTGGGCGCCGCCATTCAAGCGGCCTGGTGCTGGTCGCGCGCCAACGGCAAGGCTCAGGACCTGCAGCAACTCTGCGAACGCTGCGTGAGTCTCGACCAAGGCAGTGAGACGCATCCTGTGGTGCATAATGTGGCCGCCTATCAGCAGGTCTATCAGCGTTATCAGGCGCAATTGCGCAAGGTTTGA
- a CDS encoding mannitol dehydrogenase family protein, producing MKLNKNNLSQLDADIALPAYTVDNTRQGIAHIGVGGFHRAHQAFYTDALMNSGEGFEWSICGVGLRPEDKAVRDALAQQDYLYTLYELGDTPDTQTRIIASISGMLLADDNPQALIDKLASPDIRIVSLTITEGGYCIDDSNGQFMAHLPQIQHDLANPDQPKTVFGFLCAALARRRAQGTPAFTLMSCDNLPHNGAVTRKALLAFATLRDADLHDWIKENVSFPNAMVDRITPMTSAAHRLQLADDKHIDDAWPVVCEPFVQWVLEDKFVNGRPEWEKVGVQFTDDVTPYEEMKIKLLNGSHLALTYLGFLKGYRFVHETMNDPLFVSYIRTYMDLDVTPQLASVPGIDLEGYKDTLIERFSNQAIADQLERVCSDGSSKFPKFTIPTINRLILDEGNLARASLVVAAWALYLKGVDENGAIYKIPDPRAEFCQALVADDALITQRLLAVEEIFGSAIPQSAAFVAAFEQNLDDLRTLGVSGTLEKLLVANA from the coding sequence ATGAAACTGAACAAAAACAATCTGTCCCAACTGGACGCCGATATCGCCCTGCCCGCCTACACCGTCGACAATACTCGCCAGGGCATTGCCCACATCGGCGTCGGCGGCTTTCACCGGGCGCATCAGGCGTTTTACACCGATGCGCTGATGAACAGCGGCGAAGGCTTTGAATGGAGCATCTGCGGTGTGGGCTTGCGTCCTGAAGACAAGGCCGTGCGCGATGCACTGGCGCAACAGGACTACCTGTACACGCTCTATGAACTGGGCGACACGCCCGACACCCAAACCCGTATCATCGCCTCGATCAGCGGCATGCTGCTGGCCGACGACAACCCGCAGGCGCTGATCGACAAACTGGCCAGCCCGGACATCCGCATCGTCTCGCTGACCATCACCGAAGGCGGTTATTGCATCGACGACAGCAACGGTCAGTTCATGGCCCATCTGCCGCAGATCCAGCACGACCTGGCGAACCCCGATCAGCCAAAAACGGTATTCGGCTTTCTTTGCGCCGCACTGGCTCGACGCCGCGCGCAAGGCACACCGGCCTTCACCCTGATGTCCTGCGATAACCTGCCACACAACGGCGCAGTGACACGCAAGGCATTGCTGGCATTCGCCACATTGCGCGATGCCGATCTGCATGACTGGATCAAGGAAAACGTCAGCTTTCCCAACGCGATGGTGGATCGCATCACGCCAATGACCAGCGCAGCCCACCGGCTGCAACTGGCGGATGACAAACACATCGACGACGCCTGGCCGGTGGTCTGCGAACCATTCGTGCAGTGGGTGCTGGAAGACAAGTTCGTCAATGGTCGCCCGGAGTGGGAAAAAGTCGGCGTGCAGTTCACCGATGACGTGACGCCCTATGAAGAGATGAAGATCAAACTGCTCAACGGCAGTCATCTTGCACTGACCTACCTGGGCTTCCTCAAGGGTTATCGTTTTGTACACGAAACCATGAATGACCCGCTGTTCGTGAGCTATATCCGCACCTACATGGACCTGGACGTGACCCCGCAACTGGCGTCGGTGCCAGGTATCGACCTAGAAGGTTACAAGGACACGCTGATCGAGCGCTTCTCCAACCAGGCGATTGCCGATCAGCTGGAACGGGTCTGCTCGGACGGATCGTCGAAATTTCCCAAGTTCACCATTCCGACGATCAATCGTCTGATTCTGGACGAAGGCAACCTTGCGCGCGCTTCACTGGTGGTCGCCGCGTGGGCGCTCTACCTGAAAGGTGTCGACGAGAACGGCGCGATCTACAAAATCCCTGACCCGCGAGCCGAGTTCTGTCAGGCGCTGGTGGCTGATGACGCGCTTATTACTCAGCGCTTGTTGGCAGTGGAAGAAATCTTTGGCTCGGCCATTCCGCAATCCGCAGCATTCGTGGCGGCCTTCGAGCAGAACCTCGATGATCTGCGCACACTGGGTGTGAGTGGCACACTGGAAAAACTTTTGGTTGCCAATGCCTGA
- a CDS encoding ABC transporter ATP-binding protein: MANLSIRNLQKGFDGHQIIKGIDLDVKDREFVVFVGPSGCGKSTLLRLIAGLEEVTSGTIELDGRDITQVTPAKRDLAMVFQTYALYPHMTVGKNLSFALDLAGGDKAEIKKKVDEAARILELGPLLERKPKQLSGGQRQRVAIGRAIVRNPKIFLFDEPLSNLDAALRVQTRLELSRLHKELQATMIYVTHDQVEAMTLADKVVVLNGGKVEQVGSPLELYHHPANLFVAGFLGTPKMGFLKGRISRADNTSCEVELDAGTRISLPVNGAGQSIGAAVTLGIRPEHLNLAQGDDCQLQVIADVSERLGSDTYCHVRTHSGEALTMRIRGDLASQYGETLNLHLDSAQCHLFDAQGLVIAKTLQTAAA; this comes from the coding sequence ATGGCTAACCTGAGCATCCGCAATCTGCAAAAAGGCTTTGACGGTCACCAGATCATCAAGGGTATCGACCTGGATGTGAAAGACCGCGAGTTCGTGGTCTTCGTCGGGCCTTCGGGCTGCGGCAAATCCACCCTGCTGCGGCTGATCGCCGGGCTTGAAGAAGTGACGTCGGGAACCATCGAACTCGATGGCCGGGACATCACGCAGGTCACCCCGGCCAAGCGCGACCTGGCCATGGTGTTCCAGACCTATGCGCTGTATCCACACATGACCGTCGGCAAGAACCTGTCGTTTGCACTGGATCTGGCGGGCGGTGACAAGGCCGAGATCAAGAAGAAGGTTGATGAAGCCGCACGCATTCTGGAGCTCGGGCCGCTGTTGGAGCGCAAGCCAAAGCAGCTGTCCGGCGGGCAGCGCCAGCGTGTCGCGATTGGCCGGGCCATCGTGCGCAACCCGAAGATTTTCCTGTTCGACGAGCCGCTGTCCAACCTCGACGCCGCGCTGCGCGTGCAGACCCGCCTGGAATTGTCGCGCCTGCATAAAGAACTGCAGGCCACCATGATCTACGTGACGCACGATCAGGTGGAAGCCATGACCCTGGCCGACAAGGTAGTCGTCCTCAACGGCGGCAAGGTCGAGCAAGTCGGCTCGCCGCTCGAGTTGTACCATCACCCGGCCAACCTGTTCGTTGCCGGCTTTCTCGGCACGCCGAAAATGGGCTTCCTCAAGGGCAGAATCAGCCGGGCGGACAACACCAGCTGCGAAGTCGAGCTGGATGCCGGCACGCGTATCAGCCTGCCGGTCAATGGCGCAGGACAAAGCATCGGCGCTGCGGTAACGCTGGGCATCCGCCCGGAACACCTGAACCTTGCCCAGGGCGACGATTGCCAGTTGCAGGTGATTGCCGACGTCAGCGAACGTCTTGGCAGTGACACCTACTGTCACGTGCGCACCCATTCGGGCGAGGCGCTGACCATGCGTATTCGTGGTGACCTGGCCAGCCAGTACGGCGAGACGCTGAACCTGCATCTCGACAGTGCCCAATGCCACCTGTTCGACGCTCAAGGTCTGGTGATTGCCAAAACCTTGCAGACCGCCGCAGCCTGA
- a CDS encoding carbohydrate ABC transporter permease — protein MMTLKQSRRLQSLLLGALSWIIAALVFFPIFWMVLTSFKTEIDAFATPPQLFFTPTLENYLHIQERSDYFHFAWNSVLISFSATVLAMLIAIPAAYSMAFFETKRTKSTLLWMLSTKMLPPVGVLMPIYLLAKTFGLLDSRLALIIIYTLINLPIVVWMIYTYFKDIPGEILEASRLDGASTRQEIFRVLMPICKGGLASTALLSLILCWNEAFWSLNLTSSAAAPLTALIASYSSPEGLFWAKLSAVSTLACAPILIFGWISQKQLVRGLSFGAVK, from the coding sequence ATGATGACCCTCAAACAATCACGCCGTCTGCAAAGCCTGCTGCTCGGGGCCCTGTCCTGGATCATCGCTGCGCTGGTGTTCTTTCCGATCTTCTGGATGGTCCTGACCAGCTTCAAGACCGAGATCGATGCATTCGCGACACCGCCACAGCTGTTCTTCACCCCGACGCTGGAAAACTACCTGCATATTCAGGAGCGCAGCGATTACTTCCATTTTGCCTGGAACTCGGTGCTGATTTCCTTCAGCGCCACGGTGCTGGCCATGCTGATCGCGATTCCTGCGGCGTACTCCATGGCGTTTTTCGAGACCAAGCGCACCAAGAGCACACTGCTGTGGATGCTCTCGACCAAGATGCTGCCGCCGGTGGGCGTGCTGATGCCGATCTATCTGCTGGCCAAGACCTTTGGCCTGCTCGATTCGCGGCTGGCGCTGATCATCATCTATACGCTGATCAACCTGCCGATCGTGGTCTGGATGATTTACACCTACTTCAAGGATATCCCCGGCGAGATCCTTGAGGCCTCGCGGCTGGACGGGGCCAGCACCCGCCAGGAGATCTTTCGCGTGCTGATGCCGATCTGCAAGGGCGGCCTGGCTTCCACCGCGTTGCTGTCGCTGATCCTGTGCTGGAACGAAGCATTCTGGTCGCTGAACCTCACCTCGTCCGCCGCAGCGCCGTTGACTGCCTTGATCGCTTCCTACTCCAGCCCTGAAGGGTTGTTCTGGGCCAAGCTGTCAGCGGTCTCGACCCTGGCGTGTGCGCCCATTCTGATTTTCGGCTGGATCAGTCAGAAACAACTGGTTCGCGGCCTGTCGTTCGGCGCTGTCAAATAG
- a CDS encoding carbohydrate ABC transporter permease, with protein sequence MNTSASPERTDLSGEQQPLKSRRFKPGWFLVSPSVALLLVWMIVPLGMTIYFSLIRYNLLSPGENEFVGLENFQYFVTDSGFLPGAGNTLLLVGSVLAISVILGVLISALLEASEFFGRGIVRVLLISPFFIMPTVSALIWKNLIFHPVSGVLAAVWKFFGAEPIDWFAHYPMLSIIIIVSWQWLPFAILILMTAMQSLDQEQKEAARLDGAGPLAIFWHLTLPHLARPIAVVVMIETIFLLSVFAEIFTTTNGGPGFASTNLAYLIYIQALLQFDVGMASAGGLIAVVIANIAAIILIRMIGKNLTDKS encoded by the coding sequence ATGAATACCTCAGCCTCCCCTGAACGCACGGACCTGTCCGGCGAACAGCAACCGCTCAAAAGCCGTCGATTCAAGCCGGGCTGGTTTCTGGTCAGTCCTTCCGTGGCGCTTCTGCTGGTGTGGATGATCGTGCCGCTGGGCATGACCATTTACTTCTCGCTGATCCGCTACAACCTGCTCTCCCCCGGCGAAAACGAATTCGTCGGCCTGGAGAACTTCCAGTATTTCGTGACCGACAGCGGCTTCTTGCCGGGTGCCGGCAATACATTACTGCTGGTCGGCAGTGTGCTGGCGATCAGTGTGATCCTCGGCGTGCTGATTTCGGCACTGCTGGAGGCCAGTGAGTTTTTCGGTCGCGGCATCGTCCGTGTGCTGTTGATCTCGCCGTTCTTCATCATGCCCACGGTCAGCGCGCTGATCTGGAAAAACCTGATCTTTCATCCGGTGTCCGGCGTACTTGCGGCGGTCTGGAAGTTCTTCGGCGCCGAACCGATTGACTGGTTCGCCCATTACCCGATGCTGTCGATCATCATCATCGTGTCGTGGCAATGGCTGCCCTTCGCCATTCTGATCCTGATGACCGCCATGCAGTCACTCGACCAGGAGCAGAAGGAAGCAGCGCGGCTGGACGGCGCAGGTCCCTTGGCGATCTTCTGGCACCTGACCCTGCCGCATCTGGCGCGTCCGATCGCCGTGGTGGTGATGATCGAAACGATCTTCCTGCTTTCGGTATTTGCCGAAATCTTCACCACGACCAACGGCGGGCCGGGCTTTGCCTCGACCAACCTGGCTTACCTGATCTACATCCAGGCGCTGCTGCAGTTCGACGTCGGCATGGCCTCGGCGGGCGGGCTGATTGCCGTGGTCATAGCCAACATCGCGGCGATCATCCTGATCCGGATGATCGGCAAAAACCTCACCGACAAGTCATGA